The following are encoded together in the Phaseolus vulgaris cultivar G19833 chromosome 9, P. vulgaris v2.0, whole genome shotgun sequence genome:
- the LOC137820191 gene encoding large ribosomal subunit protein uL30w-like, with translation MGEGEAKAMVPESVLKKEKRNEEWALAKKQNLEAAKKKRFETRKLIFSRAKQYAKEYEEQQKELIRLKREAKLKGGFYVDPETKLLFIIRIRGINAMDPKTRKILQLLRLRQIFNGVFLKVNKATLNMLHRVEPYVTYGYPNLKSVKELIYKRGFGKVNKQRIALTDNSIIEQTLGKHEIICIEDLIHEIMTVGPHFKEANNFLWPFKLKAPLGGLEKKRNHYVEGGDAGNREDYINELIRRMN, from the exons ATGGGCGAAGGGGAAGCAAAAGCCATGGTTCCGGAATCGGTGTTGAAGAAGGAGAAAAGGAATGAGGAGTGGGCTTTGGCCAAAAAGCAGAACCTGGAAGCAGCAAAGAAGAAGAGGTTCGAAACACGGAAGTTGATTTTTAGCAGAGCCAAACAGTATGCAAAGGAATACGAGGAGCAG CAAAAGGAACTAATTAGGTTGAAGCGTGAAGCCAAGCTTAAGGGAGGGTTTTATGTCGATCCCGAAACAAAGCTCTTGTTCATCATCAGGATTCGTGG TATCAATGCCATGGACCCCAAAACAAGGAAGATTCTGCAGCTTCTCCGTTTGAGACAG ATTTTTAATGGCGTCTTTCTTAAAGTCAACAAAGCAACCTTGAATATGCTGCATAGGGTAGAGCCATATGTTACGTACGG GTACCCTAATTTGAAGAGTGTAAAAGAATTGATCTACAAGAGGGGCTTTGGAAAAGTCAACAAGCAGAGAATTGCTCTGACTGACAATTCTATTATTGAACAG ACTTTGGGGAAGCATGAGATCATTTGCATTGAAGATCTGATCCATGAGATCATGACTGTTGGACCTCACTTCAAGGAGGCAAACAATTTTCTATGGCCTTTCAAGCTCAAAGCACCCCTTGGTGGTTTGGAGAAGAAAAGAAATCACTATGTTGAAGGAGGTGACGCTGGCAACAGGGAAGATTACATAAACGAGCTTATTAGAAGGATGAATTAG